A genome region from Setaria italica strain Yugu1 chromosome III, Setaria_italica_v2.0, whole genome shotgun sequence includes the following:
- the LOC101766478 gene encoding transcriptional regulator SUPERMAN, with protein MDSGSNMESKAASGDEAAAMTTSPGPESEAVAGEEEAAVSPPPAAAASPRPYYECVFCKRGFTTAQALGGHMNIHRRDRAKPARDSPAGITSVSRNVECYNKYRHLASSSSYPLPAQSSSPIPVGAGSSFGMYYVSSGVAAAAAAARLDAEDGSPSSVSPRELTLFGEAKRDQDLHLGLGRQEHGSRTTEGGGSERQQSGEPPERELDLELRLGRRPRH; from the coding sequence ATGGATAGCGGCAGCAACATGGAATCCAAGGCGGCGTCaggcgacgaggccgccgccatgACGACCTCGCCCGGGCCGGAGTCGGAGGCGGTggccggagaggaggaggcggccgtgtcgccgccgccggcggcagctgCCAGCCCGAGGCCGTACTACGAGTGCGTCTTCTGCAAGCGCGGGTTCACCACGGCGCAGGCGCTCGGCGGCCACATGAACATCCACCGCCGCGACCGCGCCAAGCCGGCCCGCGACTCGCCCGCCGGCATAACGTCGGTGTCCCGGAACGTCGAGTGCTACAACAAGTACCGCCActtggcgtcgtcgtcgtcgtatcCTCTTCCAGCACAGTCGTCATCTCCGATTCCGGTGGGTGCCGGCAGCAGCTTCGGCATGTACTACGTGAGCTCCGGAGTtgcagcggcggccgccgccgctaggcTGGACGCGGAGGACGGGAGCCCTAGCAGCGTGAGCCCCAGGGAGCTTACCCTGTTCGGCGAGGCCAAACGTGATCAGGACTTGCACCTGGGCCTCGGGCGCCAGGAACACGGTTCGCGCACGACGGAGGGCGGCGGGTCAGAGCGGCAGCAGTCGGGCGAGCCGCCGGAGAGGGAGCTGGACTTGGAGCTCAGGCTTGGGCGTCGTCCCAGGCATTGA
- the LOC101757400 gene encoding ER membrane protein complex subunit 1 yields MAAPPGRPFLVLLAGLLLVASLATLAEAIYEDQVGLADWHQKYIGKVKQAVYHSQKSGRRRVVVLTEENVISSLDLRSGDIFWRHVIDKNDPLDQLSLSLGKYVLTLSSGGTILRAWNLPDGQMIWETNLKTSTASNPQLHVMSNNKVAKDNLVLVSAGRWIYAVSSIDGAISWEKEFSLDGLEIKQVLQSPENDIVYAFGIAGSSKLALYQLSAKTGEILKDVQESLPGELSGEIVLGSDNVLVALNKARSSLFLIEFKSERISYKKVHVSDLVQDLSGTFKLQSLSNGVITLQTSSTVFLLKLKDTNGLEVVQRFDQPAAVSDALTIAEKDEAFAVVQHVGSQIEFIVKFRSDVSNENIREKVNIDHHRGNVEKVFLNSYIRTDKSHGFRALVVMEDHSLLLIQQGEVVWSREDGLASIVDVTTSELPVEKDGVSVADVEHNLFEWLKGHMLKLKGTLMLANADEVAAIQALRLKSSEKNKMTRDHNGFRKLLIVLTKAGKVIALHTGDGRIIWSNLMPSLRASRFGGMPSALRIYQWQVPHHSIMRENPSVLVVGKSGAESSAPGVFSILDSYSGEELNSMRLDHSVVQIIPLTLKDLSEQRLHLIVDSNSNAHLYPKSPDALNVFLHETPNLYFYSVDIQANVIRGYSLQKSCDIKGDEYCFSTKEIWSIIFPSDSERIAISETRKMNEVVHTQAKIIGDHDVMYKYLSKNLVFVATVSPKAAGDIGSALPEEASLVAYLIDAVTGRILHRVTHHGAQGPVHAVLSENWVVYHYFNLRAHRFEMEVIEIYDQSRADNKDVMKLILGKHNLSAPITSYARPEVVVKSQSYFFTHSVKAMAVTQTAKGITSKQLLIGTIGDQVLALDKRYLDPRRSANPTQQEKEEGIIPLTDSLPIIPQSFVTHSHQVEALRGIVSIPAKLESTTLVFTYGVDLFYTQLAPSRTYDSLTDEFSYALLLITIAVLVAAIIVTWIWSEKKELRDKWR; encoded by the exons atggcggcgccgccgggccgccccttcctcgtcctcctcgccgggctcctcctcgtcgcctcaCTCGCCACCCTCGCCGAAGCCATCTACGAGGACCAAGTCGGCCTCGCGGACTG GCATCAGAAGTACATTGGAAAAGTAAAGCAAGCAGTTTACCATAGCCAGAAGAGTGGAAGGAGGCGTGTTGTGGTCTTGACAGAGGAAAATGTGATCTCTTCTCTTGATCTTCGTTCAGGAGATATAT TTTGGCGACATGTCATTGACAAGAATGACCCCTTGGATCAGCTTAGTCTATCACTTGGAAAAT ATGTTCTAACTCTTTCTTCGGGAGGAACTATATTGAGGGCATGGAATCTTCCAGATGGACAGATGATCTGGGAGACTAACCTTAAAACTTCCACAGCATCAAACCCACAGCTGCATGTTATG TCAAACAATAAAGTGGCAAAGGATAATTTGGTTTTAGTTTCGGCTGGACGATGGATTTATGCTGTATCAAGCATTGATGGGGCGATTTCATGGGAAAAGGAGTTTTCTCTTGATGG CTTAGAAATCAAGCAGGTTCTCCAATCGCCTGAGAATGATATCGTGTATGCTTTTGGAATTGCTGGTTCCTCAAAGCTAGCTTTGTATCAGTTGAGTGCTAAAACTGGAGAAATATTAAAGGATGTCCAAGAGTCACTACCTGGTGAATTATCTGGTGAAATAGTACTTGGTTCTGATAATGTGTTGGTAGCATTAAACAAGGCCAGGTCAAGTCTGTTTCTTATCGAGTTTAAGAGTGAGAGAATTAGCTACAAGAAGGTGCATGTTTCAGATCTTGTTCAAGACTTATCGGGAACATTCAAACTTCAATCTTTGTCCAATGGTGTCATAACTTTGCAAACATCTTCTACTGTTTTCCTCCTAAAACTTAAAGATACTAATGGGTTGGAAGTAGTTCAGAGATTTGACCAACCAGCTGCAGTGAGTGATGCACTAACAATAGCAGAAAAAGATGAAGCTTTTGCCGTCGTCCAACATGTGGGGTCCCAAATTGAATTTATCGTGAAATTTAGAAGTGATGTAAGCAATGAAAATATTAGAGAAAAGGTCAATATAGATCATCATAGGGGCAACGTTGAGAAGGTCTTCTTGAATAGTTATATCCGAACTGACAAATCTCATGGTTTTCGAGCTttggttgtaatggaagatcaTTCACTCTTGTTAATTCAACAAGGTGAGGTTGTTTGGAGCAGAGAGGATGGGCTTGCTTCTATAGTTGATGTAACAACATCAGAATTGCCTGTTGAGAAGGATGGTGTCTCGGTTGCGGATGTGGAACACAATCTCTTTGAGTGGCTTAAG GGACACATGCTTAAACTCAAAGGAACTCTAATGCTTGCAAATGCTGATGAAGTTGCTGCAATCCAAGCACTGAGACTCAAAAGCTCCGAGAAAAATAAGATGACAAGAGATCATAATGGATTTCGTAAACTCCTTATTGTACTAACAAAGGCTGGCAAAGTGATAGCTTTGCACACTGGAGATGGACGCATTATCTGGTCAAATTTGATGCCATCTCTTCGTGCCTCCAGATTTGGTGGAATGCCTTCTGCCTTAAGGATATATCAATGGCAGGTCCCACATCACAGCATAATGCGTGAGAACCCATCGGTACTTGTTGTTGGCAAATCTGGAGCAGAATCTTCTGCACCTGGTGTCTTCTCTATTCTTGATTCATATTCTGGAGAAGAACTGAACTCTATGAGGCTTGACCATTCTGTTGTTCAAATTATCCCCTTGACACTGAAGGATTTATCTGAGCAGCGACTTCATCTGATTGTTGATTCCAATTCCAATGCTCACTTGTATCCGAAATCTCCGGATGCCCTTAATGTATTTCTTCATGAAACGCCGAACCTGTATTTCTATTCTGTAGATATTCAGGCGAATGTTATTAGAGGATATTCATTACAGAAGTCATGTGATATCAAAGGTGATGAGTACTGCTTCAGTACGAAGGAGATATGGTCAATCATTTTTCCATCTGATTCCGAAAGGATTGCTATCTCTGAAACACGAAAGATGAATGAG GTTGTTCATACACAAGCTAAGATAATTGGTGATCATGATGTGATGTACAAATATTTATCAAAGAATTTAGTTTTTGTTGCTACTGTGTCTCCTAAAGCTGCTGGTGATATTGGATCTGCGCTACCAGAAGAAGCTTCGCTTGTTGCATATCTTATTGATGCAGTCACCGGTCGCATACTGCATCGTGTGACTCATCATGGTGCACAAGGCCCTGTACATGCA GTTTTAAGCGAGAACTGGGTTGTCTATCATTATTTTAATCTTCGAGCTCACAGATTTGAAATGGAGGTGATTGAGATATATGATCAATCCAGAGCG GACAAtaaagatgtcatgaagctcATACTTGGGAAACATAATCTTTCAGCACCAATCACATCTTATGCTCGCCCAGAGGTGGTGGTAAAATCCCAATCATACTTTTTCACCCATTCAGTAAAAGCAATGGCAGTTACACAAACAGCTAAGGGGATTACTTCCAAGCAGCTTTTGATTGGCACAATTGGCGACCAG GTTTTGGCACTTGATAAGCGCTATCTTGATCCACGCCGTTCAGCGAATCCCACACAACAAGAGAAAGAAGAGGGCATTATACCATTAACAGATTCTTTGCCAATAATTCCCCAG TCTTTTGTGACTCACTCTCATCAAGTGGAAGCCCTGCGAGGAATCGTTTCGATTCCTGCAAAGTTGGAGTCCACTACTCTTGTTTTCACATACGGCGTTGATCTCTTCTACACCCAGCTTGCTCCGTCAAGAACCTATGATTCCCTCACCGACGAATTCAGCTATGCGCTTCTTCTAATCACAATTGCGGTCTTGGTTGCTGCCATTATTGTTACTTGGATTTGGTCTGAGAAAAAGGAGTTGAGAGACAAGTGGAGGTGA